From Deferrisoma camini S3R1, the proteins below share one genomic window:
- a CDS encoding TRAP transporter small permease encodes MRLLKLAEQIEEALLGWGLLALALLGFVQVVLRYAFGTGIDWAEEAGRYGCIALTFLGASVGVRHGTHFSVELVERLLPEGGRRWLKAFASLASAVLFGLVAWYGYAHAAKLHRFGVTSASLQIPMWVPYAAIPLFSSTMAARFLADAVLRVARGRGLASPEGGA; translated from the coding sequence GTGCGGCTCCTGAAACTGGCGGAACAGATCGAGGAGGCCCTGCTGGGGTGGGGCCTCCTCGCTTTGGCGCTCCTGGGGTTCGTGCAGGTGGTGCTGCGCTACGCGTTCGGCACCGGCATCGACTGGGCCGAGGAGGCGGGGCGGTACGGCTGCATCGCCCTCACGTTCCTGGGGGCCAGCGTGGGGGTGCGCCACGGCACCCACTTCTCGGTCGAGCTCGTGGAGCGGCTGCTGCCCGAGGGCGGCCGGCGGTGGCTCAAGGCCTTCGCCAGCCTGGCCAGCGCCGTGCTCTTCGGCCTGGTGGCGTGGTACGGCTACGCCCACGCGGCCAAGCTCCACCGGTTCGGGGTGACGAGCGCATCGCTCCAGATACCGATGTGGGTCCCCTACGCCGCCATCCCCCTGTTCTCGAGCACCATGGCGGCCCGGTTCCTGGCCGATGCGGTGCTCCGGGTCGCCCGGGGCCGGGGACTTGCCTCGCCCGAAGGGGGGGCGTGA
- a CDS encoding CBS domain-containing protein — protein sequence MRVRHIMTSPVITVPSTTPVLEAAKLMKEKRIERLPVVDDGKLMGIVTKDRVLRASPSMATSLSLHEIHYLFAKLTVKEIMQRNVVTVTPDTTVENAVRLAQEKRVGCLPVVEDGEVVGILTTNDFFYLVLNPLLGIGEKGARVIVRHCDTPELMMKALECVAKMGHRVLNAAYLPSRRGGERDFLIHIDGEDASKLVECMKEEGLDAEERER from the coding sequence ATGCGCGTTCGCCACATCATGACGAGCCCCGTGATCACGGTACCCAGCACCACCCCGGTCCTGGAAGCCGCCAAGCTCATGAAGGAAAAGAGAATCGAGCGGCTGCCGGTGGTGGACGACGGCAAGCTGATGGGCATCGTGACCAAGGACCGGGTGCTGCGGGCGTCGCCGTCCATGGCCACCAGCCTCTCGCTCCACGAGATCCACTACCTGTTCGCCAAGCTGACCGTCAAAGAGATCATGCAGCGCAACGTGGTCACCGTGACCCCGGACACCACGGTGGAGAACGCGGTGCGCCTGGCCCAGGAGAAGCGGGTGGGCTGCCTGCCGGTGGTGGAGGACGGCGAGGTGGTGGGCATTCTCACCACCAACGACTTCTTCTACCTGGTGCTGAACCCCCTGCTGGGGATCGGCGAAAAGGGGGCCCGGGTCATCGTGCGCCACTGCGACACGCCCGAGCTCATGATGAAGGCCCTGGAGTGCGTGGCCAAGATGGGCCACCGGGTCCTGAACGCCGCCTACCTGCCGAGCCGCCGGGGCGGAGAGCGGGACTTCCTGATCCACATCGACGGGGAGGACGCCTCGAAGCTCGTGGAGTGCATGAAGGAGGAGGGGCTCGACGCCGAGGAGCGCGAGCGGTAG
- the dctP gene encoding TRAP transporter substrate-binding protein DctP, which produces MRKGLVCALAVVLALLAGPGWAGRVVKLGHVAPPFHGQHQGLLKLAEVVKQETGGQWEVKVFPLGQLGGERSMAEQVQMGTLQVAAITTAVLSNFVPQAAALDLPFLWPDRKTAYAVLDDPEFQKEFFKFFEPKGFVAIGFAENEFRHLTNSKRPVRRPEDLKGLKLRLMEAPIFLDTFKLLGATPVPMPFPEVYNALQQGVIDGQDNPLLTSVLMKFTEVNKYVTLLNHTLTETVIVVNADFWNSLPPDVQKAFRKGARECIRTNRAVNAALYKKLPKLGISVEEYCKKNGIQVIDLTADERAAFRKAVNPIYDKYRAQIGPGFMDFLLSKVKEHQGK; this is translated from the coding sequence ATGCGGAAAGGTCTGGTGTGTGCGCTCGCCGTCGTTCTCGCCCTGCTCGCCGGTCCCGGCTGGGCCGGCAGGGTGGTGAAGCTGGGCCACGTGGCCCCACCGTTTCACGGCCAGCACCAGGGGCTCCTGAAGCTGGCGGAGGTGGTGAAACAGGAAACCGGGGGGCAGTGGGAGGTGAAGGTGTTCCCGCTGGGCCAGCTGGGCGGGGAACGGTCCATGGCCGAGCAGGTCCAGATGGGCACCCTTCAGGTCGCGGCCATCACCACGGCCGTGCTCTCCAACTTCGTGCCCCAGGCCGCGGCCCTGGACCTCCCGTTCCTGTGGCCCGACCGGAAGACCGCCTACGCGGTGCTGGACGACCCGGAGTTTCAGAAGGAGTTCTTCAAGTTCTTCGAGCCCAAGGGGTTCGTTGCCATCGGGTTCGCGGAGAACGAGTTCCGCCACCTCACCAACTCCAAACGCCCGGTCCGGCGGCCCGAGGACCTGAAGGGCTTGAAGCTCCGGCTCATGGAGGCCCCCATCTTCCTCGACACGTTCAAGCTGCTGGGCGCCACGCCCGTGCCGATGCCGTTTCCCGAGGTGTACAACGCCCTGCAGCAGGGGGTGATCGACGGCCAGGACAACCCCCTGCTCACCTCGGTCCTCATGAAGTTCACCGAGGTCAACAAGTACGTGACCCTGCTCAACCACACCCTCACCGAGACCGTGATCGTGGTGAACGCCGACTTCTGGAACAGCCTGCCGCCCGACGTGCAGAAGGCGTTCCGCAAGGGCGCCCGGGAGTGCATCCGCACGAACCGGGCCGTGAACGCCGCCCTGTACAAGAAGCTGCCCAAGCTGGGCATCTCGGTGGAGGAGTACTGCAAGAAGAACGGGATCCAGGTCATCGATCTCACGGCCGACGAGCGGGCCGCCTTCCGCAAAGCGGTGAATCCCATCTACGACAAGTACCGCGCCCAGATCGGGCCCGGATTCATGGACTTCCTGCTCTCGAAGGTCAAGGAGCACCAGGGCAAGTAG
- the mqnB gene encoding futalosine hydrolase, giving the protein MTRPRACGSPALGGGPDQRPTTDDRRPATEVPGPILVIAATEAEVSRLTRRLEAVRCAGPWPAWQGVLGGTPVRVLVTGVGKANTALALGALVPVLRPAAVVQVGVGGAYPGSGLEPGHLAVATREVYGDEGAETRAGLRGLKALGLPVWRAEDREWYETLPVDPGLCGRLSAAAGRVAPCREGGFVTVSTVTGTADRAVRLARRHRAVCESMEGAAAAHACLAFGVPFGEVRGVSNPVGPRDRGSWRLREAAAAAQEAVLAFLGS; this is encoded by the coding sequence ATGACCCGGCCCCGTGCCTGCGGGTCACCGGCGTTGGGTGGGGGCCCTGACCAACGACCGACGACCGACGACCGACGACCGGCGACCGAGGTTCCGGGCCCGATCCTCGTGATCGCGGCGACCGAGGCCGAGGTGTCGCGCCTGACCCGGAGGCTTGAAGCGGTGCGGTGCGCGGGTCCGTGGCCGGCCTGGCAGGGCGTGCTGGGAGGAACGCCGGTCCGGGTCTTGGTGACCGGCGTCGGCAAGGCGAACACCGCCCTGGCGTTGGGCGCGCTCGTGCCGGTGCTGCGTCCGGCCGCGGTGGTGCAGGTGGGGGTGGGGGGGGCCTACCCGGGCTCGGGGCTCGAGCCCGGCCACCTGGCCGTGGCCACCCGCGAGGTCTACGGCGACGAGGGGGCCGAGACCCGGGCGGGCCTGCGGGGGCTCAAGGCCCTGGGTCTGCCGGTGTGGCGGGCCGAAGACCGAGAGTGGTACGAGACCCTGCCGGTGGACCCGGGGCTGTGCGGCCGGCTCTCGGCGGCGGCGGGGAGGGTGGCTCCGTGCCGAGAGGGGGGGTTCGTCACGGTGTCCACGGTCACGGGCACGGCCGATCGGGCCGTGCGCCTGGCCCGGCGCCACCGGGCCGTGTGCGAGAGCATGGAGGGGGCGGCCGCGGCCCACGCCTGCCTCGCCTTCGGGGTGCCGTTCGGCGAGGTGCGGGGCGTCTCGAACCCGGTGGGGCCCCGGGACCGGGGCTCGTGGCGGCTCCGTGAGGCCGCCGCCGCGGCCCAGGAGGCGGTGCTCGCGTTTCTGGGCTCGTAG
- a CDS encoding TRAP transporter large permease codes for MLTTVVLTFTVLLLLGLPIAAVMVGVTALALRLHTFTPLLIIPQQLFNALDNFVLLAIPFFILAGRIMTEGAMARRLVDVMRALVGTKRGGLAVTAVLACLFFAALSGSSPATVVAIGSIMIPALVRSGYPEQFSIGLITSAGSLGIVIPPSIPMILYALVMNVSVAELFMAGIGPGLLIGGVFTAYVLWKARRENWRIEGGLTWAEALRAVRHGIWALFLPVLVLGGIYSGVFTPTEAAAVSVVYALFVEAVIHRELTWKGLHRALVESAVLSGCLLLILACAMAFVWLLTAEGLPATVAEWVVARVESPWAFLLWVNLLFLALGSVMDDVSAMLILSPIFAETLRRLGIDPVHYGIVMVLVIEFGFLTPPFGLNLFVAMGLTRKPMGYVARATLPFLALLLLALAVVTYVPAVSLWLPSLFFR; via the coding sequence GTGCTCACCACGGTCGTCCTCACGTTCACGGTCCTTCTGCTCCTGGGGCTCCCCATCGCCGCGGTCATGGTGGGGGTCACGGCGCTGGCGCTGAGGCTCCACACCTTCACGCCCCTGCTGATCATCCCCCAGCAGCTGTTCAACGCGCTCGACAACTTCGTCCTCCTGGCCATCCCGTTCTTCATCCTGGCCGGCCGGATCATGACCGAGGGGGCCATGGCCCGCCGGCTGGTGGACGTGATGCGGGCCCTGGTGGGCACCAAGCGCGGCGGGCTGGCCGTCACGGCCGTGCTGGCCTGCCTCTTTTTCGCGGCGCTTTCCGGCTCGAGCCCGGCCACGGTGGTGGCCATCGGGTCGATCATGATCCCCGCCCTCGTGCGCAGCGGGTACCCCGAGCAGTTCAGCATCGGCCTGATCACCAGCGCGGGCTCCCTGGGCATCGTGATCCCCCCGTCGATCCCGATGATCCTGTACGCACTGGTCATGAACGTGTCGGTGGCCGAGCTGTTCATGGCCGGCATCGGGCCGGGGCTGCTGATCGGGGGGGTGTTCACGGCCTACGTGCTGTGGAAGGCCCGGCGGGAGAACTGGCGGATCGAGGGGGGGCTCACCTGGGCCGAGGCCCTGCGGGCGGTGCGCCACGGGATCTGGGCCCTGTTCCTGCCGGTGCTGGTGCTGGGGGGGATCTACTCGGGGGTGTTCACCCCCACCGAGGCGGCGGCGGTGAGCGTGGTGTACGCCCTGTTCGTGGAGGCGGTGATCCACCGGGAGCTCACCTGGAAGGGGCTCCACCGGGCCCTCGTGGAGTCGGCCGTGCTCTCCGGCTGTCTCCTTCTGATCCTGGCCTGCGCCATGGCGTTCGTCTGGCTGCTCACGGCCGAGGGGCTGCCCGCCACCGTGGCGGAGTGGGTGGTGGCCCGGGTGGAGAGCCCCTGGGCCTTCCTCCTGTGGGTGAACCTCTTGTTCCTCGCCCTGGGGTCGGTCATGGACGACGTGTCGGCGATGCTGATTCTATCGCCGATCTTCGCCGAGACCCTTCGGCGGCTGGGCATCGACCCCGTGCACTACGGCATCGTGATGGTGCTCGTGATCGAGTTCGGATTCCTGACCCCCCCATTCGGTCTGAACCTGTTCGTGGCCATGGGGCTCACCCGCAAGCCCATGGGCTACGTGGCCCGGGCCACCCTGCCGTTCCTGGCGCTCCTGCTCCTGGCCCTGGCCGTGGTCACCTACGTGCCGGCCGTGAGCCTGTGGCTGCCCTCGCTGTTCTTCCGGTGA